ttccttctactgtgttgcctcctccagccttgatgtgatggtttgcctagttttattgtaacttgttatactgtgtttggttgatatccctaggaggcctgctcttttctgaagggaaatggaggacaaGGGGATGGGGGGTGGTAGTAGGGGGACTGGGAGGAATGAAGAGAGGGAAAACTActgtcaggatgtattgtatgagagaagaataaattaaataaatgagagaaactcctgactcaaaacaaaacaacaacaacaatgacaaaaagaatgagtaaaaaaaaaattaaaatatacaaaaagtataagctgagcggtggtggtgcacaggcccttaatccctgcactcaggaggcagaggcaggtggatctctgtgagttcgaggccagcctggtctacagagtgagctccaggacagctagggctccacagagaaaccctgtcttggaaaacaaaacaaaaagtagggACCAATCCAAAACATTGTAACATTCCTCCAAAAACCACACGAAAGCACATGGGCTCCCACAGCCCTCAAGGTACTAGTTCTCACCTCCAGGCTAATGTGAACACTGGGGAGACACCCAATCCACAGACTCCACAGTAATCCTCTATGTGTCCCGTCTCTCCTCAGGAAAATACCTTAGCATCATGGAGCCtggaaaaatgagagaaagaaacccTCAAAAGGATGGACATCACATTTTTCTCTTTACCCCAGTGAACAAGATTTAGATTCATAGAATATGTTAAGCtctcagaaatcagaaaaactGTTTTCACATACCTCATTTTACCTGTGGACTGGCATTTACATGAACTACATAGATGATTGACAGCACATATAGAAAGCCCTAGCTTGAGATGGTCTCTTGtgacatcatttttttaaagtcacttaAATGACTAGGGGCTGACCATGGGTCACTTCCTGGACTAGACAATACATGTTCATCTCCAGTTCCCCGTCAGTGACAGCCCCAGTCACCCCAGACAGCTTGTGAAGAGCTCTGTGTTTGAAGGATCTCACACCTGACACACATTCACCTCACATTCTATGTTCAACGTGTGGGCACTGAGTCTTATATAACCTTGTCACTCACGGAACTTTCTGCCAGCATTTCAAACAGAGCCACATTTTGGCCCAACCATTAGCTTTTCTGCTCTATAAGAAGTCCGGGGTGTTATTCTTATTTGTTCAGTCCTAGGCTGAAATaaagccttcttcttcttcttcttttcttcttcttcttcttcttcttcttcttcttcttcttcttcttcttcttcttcttcttcttcttcttcttcttcttcttcttcttcttttttcttgagacagggtttctctgtgtagctttgtgcctttcctggaactcactctgagcccaggttggcctcgaactcacagagatccgcctggctctgcctcctgagtgctgggattaaaggcaccaccgtCCGGCAAGCCTTCtcattgatcaagaaaatccccTTGTTTGGGCTCTGCAGATTCATtctcaatataattttttttttttaaagatttatttatttattatgtatacaatgttctgcctgcatatatgtctgcaggccagaagagggcgccagatctcattacagatggttgtgagccaccatgtggttgctgggaattgaactcaggacctctggaagagcagtcagtgctcttaacctctgagccatctctccagccctcattctcAATATAATTTTATATCAACAAAGGCAGTgattttcccctcccccatgtgcacacatgtctcCTTATGTTCTTTTCTCTCTGATCCATCCCATCCGAACTTTTTGGTGCTCTGATGaatagttttctctttctttacagTTTTTGCCAGTCAacatctccccctctcccctgaACCCTGGACTCAGAAACAACTCTGACCAATGTAATGTTGCTCTCAACTTACATTTTGTTATTGAAAATGTTCCGATTATAATGGTTATCTGTGTGAGATATCCTGTCTGCTTGCTCTCCGCTTTCATAAGTGAATTTGTAACATGTGTCTATACGTGGTCAAAGAGCCAGAAGCCAGAAAATAATAACTGAAAGCATCATATTGTACATAGCCGGGGCTTTAGTTCATAAGCACCAACTTAGAAAGACGGCTGAGTCAAAGGCAAGGCCCTTCTGTGGGGTGAGAGAAGTGTGAGTAATTCTTTGAACATGAAAAGAGCTAGGCTCGGCGGTCATCTTCCACTCTAGTGCTCTTTCCGCCCCGTCAGATTTCCCCAACCAATAACTCCCTGTGAAGTCTTCCTAGAGTCTGGCTTCTAGACACGTATCTCTTCCTTTCCCGCAGCATCCCAGCCCTGGCTCCTCTAAGCCATTTCCTGTGTCAAAAAGCTCTGTTGACCCTCGTCCACCACAGAACAAAGGCGTAGCCCAGACCCCATCAGAGCGCAGTGTACCTCGggacttggttttcttttgtaGTCTAAGGCCTGATGAGTTTTTGTGTTTCAGTGGGCTGGGTTTTCCCACTTCCTCGGATTCAGACTTTCCCTTTTAGTTCTAAGGGTCTTAAAACTATTTTCCCTTTTAGCTGCAGAGCCACACATTGCTAAGAGGAAGTCTACTTTGCCTCCAGCGTGCAACAAAGTCACAAACAATGCCGAagtttgtgtttgcttgtttggaattttggtttcctttggttttttttcacAGTGGAAGTGTGAAATTCTGGCAGCTCCCGTGGTAAAATTACTCCCAATTTCTTATaacctttaattttaaaagtctccAAAGGGTTTGAAATTTTCAGAATTCAGTTGAGTCTGTTCCTTTCCTGTTAATCCATGTTCATGGGTGGGGCATCCACAAGAAATATAGCCGGCCTTACAGTCAACTTATATTTACCACATCAAGACTCTCTCTGCTCCCCActtacatgtttttgttttgaccaACGGTACAAAGAAGAGTGTGGTTTATCTATGAAATGGCTGAAACCTTGCttctattattaaataaacaatgcgccaaattacttttttttcaaacaatctCAGTAGCATCAGCTAGTGATAGCAACCTGAATGCTCCAGAGTGAATAGGACCGAAACCCACAATGAGTCCCGTGGGCTAtgacagcaaagagaaaagaggagaacgTGAACGCGCCCTGCCCCCCGCGGGGCCCTTTTGTGCTGATCCTGCTAACGCAGCAGACCTCCTGCTATATAGACCCTGCTCCCGGCCCTACACACCCAACAGCACCATCCCATCTGAACCGCCAACACCAGCCATGGGGAAGGTGAGCCCAGGGCTCCCAGGGCCTGGGGGAGGGAGCTGCCCTCGGGTCCAGGCCCCATCAGGCCTCTCTCTGAGCCTTGCCTTGCCTTCCAGATCACCTTCTATGAGGACCGCGGCTTCCAGGGCCGCCACTATGAGTGCAGCAGCGACCACTCCAATCTGCAGCCCTACTTCAGCCGCTGCAACTCTGTGCGCGTGGACAGTGGCTGCTGGATGCTCTATGAGCAGCCCAACTTCGGAGGCTGCCAGTACTTCCTGAGGCGTGGGGACTACCCCGACTACCAGCAGTGGATGGGATTCAGCGACTCCATCCGCTCCTGCCGCCTCATCCCCCATGTGAGTCCATATTCTGATCAAGACTGAGCACCCTGAGTGCAGTTGCCAGTAAAGGGTTAAATGCTAGACACAGGGCTGAGCCTgttggtaaagaaaaaaaaaagatccataaAAGCTAGAACTGATTagttggtaaagaaaaaaaaaaagatccataaAAGCTAGAACTGATTAGTTCATAGCcacacacccccaacacacacacacacacacacacacacacacacacacacacacacacacacacaccaaaaagcaaAGTGTTACCCTGTTACAAATTGGCGGGTAAGCATTTGTAGAGTAGGAACGCATTGGCAGCATGGGGGAATGTATAAAATCTGTGTCCTGTCTTGTGATCGTTTAGCATGGAACAGTAGAAAGATTAAATGTGCTATACTGTATGGTGACTACTGAACACAGAAGTGATATGTTTaagccctctttcctctcttcatccCCTCCTCGCATATCTGGGATTTCCTCCATCTAGTCTAGACAAAGCACTGTCCCCCAACCCGGAGCGATACAGATGTTTTTCACAGCTGTGCCGCTTCTATTCCACAAGTGTGCTTTAAAATGCCAGCGTTTGTGGAAAGAATGGGCCCTCGGGCTTACTGATTTTATCTCCCCGTCTTTTCTTCGTTGTGTTTATAAATTATAAACTGAGCAGCCCACGTTGTCTGAGACCCTAGCTATTTAATAtcttaatgtattttaatataagaACACGTGCCCCAAAGGGCAAACCTCAACAACAAGCTGTTACAGGACAGGATTCCGCTGTGATGCTCACTTCACAGTGCGCCGCACAGAAGGCGGTTTCCACCCTGGTGGTATCCGAAcgccttcccttttcttcttttccttccctttgctCCTACTTTCCGATCTTAGAAAAGCGCTGAATCTGCCCGCATTGTGACGCGTTAATTAATGTGTTTATCATCTATTCCAAACGGCTTGAAGcaaggggcgggggcgggggggggcacaTCCTAAGGCTTTTGAATCGTTTCATCCTTGCTTTTTCTCTGTTTCCGGGCCTGCCAGGCTGGCTCCCACAGGATCCGACTGTACGAGAGGGAAGACTACAGAGGCCAGATGGTAGAGTTCACTGAGGACTGCCCCTCTCTCCAGGACCGATTCCACTTCAACGAGATCTACTCCCTCAATGTGCTGGAGGGCTGCTGGGTCCTCTACGAGATGCCCAACTACCGGGGGCGGCAGTACCTGCTGAGGCCGGGCGAATACAGGCGCTACCATGACTGGGGCGCCATGAACGCCAGGGTGGGCTCCCTGAGGAGAGTCATGGATTTCTATTGAATTGGTTTTTTACTCTACCCTTTCTCCATCTGGaagctaataaaatattttctgtgtgttcCCGCACTGATTTGCTTctggtatttctttttctttcctgtttatatTTATTGGCTCAAAACAGGCTCTCGGAGCcatatagcccatgctggcctcaaacttgtgatcctttgtgtgtgtgtgtgtgtgtgtgtgtgtgtgtgtgtgtgtgtgcatgcatgtgtgtgtgaggtgtgtgtgcaagtgtgtgcatgcgtatgtgtttgtgtgatgtatgtgcatgtgtacagccCATATATATATAGAACCTGGAGGTTAACCTGGTTGTTATTTGGGAGCCCTCTACTTTGGGTCCCTTTGAAACAGGCCTCTTGCTGGCCTGGCCTAATGAATAGGCCAGAATGACTGGCCAGAAGGGCCCAGAGAGATTCCTCTCTGACATCATGATGCTCAGATTACCAGCGTCAGCCACCAGGCCAGGATTTTCACATGGGTTTGGGCATCAAGCTAAGATCCTCATGACCTCGAAGCAAGTACTATATggactgatccatctctctagttcaAACTTAAGATGCTTTTGACTCAGCCTCCCTGCTATGGAATTACAGATTTGCACCACCCTGCCCAGCTCATTATTTTGCTTAaatgtgaatgcacacatgcaaacacacacacacacacacacacacacacacacacagagtgtaagTCGCAACTGAAATGTGTGATCCATGAGTAACAAAGAAAATTCTCACAATAGAAGTACACCTTCATATGAAGACAACTTTACAGTTTACAAAACATCTTTATGGGTTGGAGAGctgcctcagaggttaagggcacttcTGAGGATCCAGGTgaagttcccagcaccaatatggtggctcacagctctctgtaactccagttccagaggatgcaACACCCTCATCTGACATAGGCAGGCAcatgttatacacacacatgcaggcaaaacactcatctaAAAGAGAagcatttaaaatcttttaaaaagtaaaaacaaaatacctTTATACCATTATTTCATGAGTCTTCAGCCTCTGAAAAACATGGTGCTTCACTGATGGGGGCAGAAGCAGATGCACAGGCAACCCTTAGGAAGTGCTCGGGGGTCctgcagaggagggggaggaaggactgcaggaaccagaggggtcagggacaccaaTAGAACACAACTCAGAGAATCAACCCATCAGGACTCATGGGGGCTTGCAGAGATCAGGGAGTCTGTagggggtctgacctaggtcctctgcatatatgttatggctgactAGCTTGATGTTCttatgggattcctaacagtgggagcaggcgctgtctctgattcttttgcctgcttttgggaccctttccttaCTACTGGGCTACCTCGTCCAGTTCTGATGTGACGGTATGTGCCTGGTCTCACTGTAGCTTTTTATGCCGTGTTTGGTTGATgttgtccctgggaggcctgctcttgtctgaggggaggtggaggagaggtggatctgggggaaaggggaatatggggtgggggaggggggagactgggtggagggaagaaagggaaaacttCGGTggagatgtaatatatgagagaagaattaaaaatgaaacataacaaaaaaacttGTTGCTTCAAACTAGATGGTTAGAAATCTCCTCTATATTCAGTTTCTTTGAGGAGTGACCACCTGGAAGCCAAGATCCAAAGAAGGTGTCCCGATTTTGAAATCCGGTTTCTAAGACTGGGGACCATAAGGGActtcagagtctctctctctctctctctctctctctctctctctctctctctctctctgtctctctctctctctctctctctctctctctctctctctctctctctcggtggatattttgcctatatgtacgtctgtgcaccacttgcaaggctggtgcccacagaggctgcggggcccctggaacttgagttacagatggttgtgagcctccatgtgggtaccgGAAATAGAACCCGACTCCTAGGGAAGAGCCCCAGAGGAGCCTTAACCactcagtactcttaaccactgagccatttctccagcataCACAAGAGATGACTCCACGACTCTTTGCCCTTCCTCAATTCTTGCCCTCCCCGGGATTACTCTTCCTCACATGCCTGATGAGCTGCtttgagagagacaaagacagagacacagagagagacagagacagacacacagagacagagacacagagagagacagagacagacagacagacagacacatacacacacacacacacacacacacacacacacacagacagagagaacgAGCAGTGGGTATCATATgagtcttctgaaacctcaaagtcaacacacagtgacatactttctccaacaaggccacacctcctagtccttcccaaacagttccaccaactggggaccaagtattcaaatatatgagcctatgagagccattctcattcaaaccaccacacatggcacTTTTGAACTCATAGTAATGGTAAATTCCCTGCATGAGACCTGCATGAGATCAATATGCTGTCCAGGAACTGGGAGGGGTCCAGGAGGGTCACTAATGGCTGCTGGGAGTTAGAGAAATTCTTTTAGTGGTGTAGCCACTAGTAAGGTGCATATGTTCCTTTAAAAAGCCTTTCACTCAACCTTAATGAAACCTTGATGACTCACTGGTTTGTTAAGAGAGATATGAAAATAGAAGGACTAGTTGGGAAGAAGATGCATTATATA
The nucleotide sequence above comes from Peromyscus eremicus chromosome 13, PerEre_H2_v1, whole genome shotgun sequence. Encoded proteins:
- the LOC131923184 gene encoding gamma-crystallin D, with product MSPVGYDSKEKRGERERALPPAGPFCADPANAADLLLYRPCSRPYTPNSTIPSEPPTPAMGKITFYEDRGFQGRHYECSSDHSNLQPYFSRCNSVRVDSGCWMLYEQPNFGGCQYFLRRGDYPDYQQWMGFSDSIRSCRLIPHAGSHRIRLYEREDYRGQMVEFTEDCPSLQDRFHFNEIYSLNVLEGCWVLYEMPNYRGRQYLLRPGEYRRYHDWGAMNARVGSLRRVMDFY